The following are encoded in a window of Bradyrhizobium guangdongense genomic DNA:
- a CDS encoding SMP-30/gluconolactonase/LRE family protein — MSTATPNVRVLATDLEFPEGPVVMPDGSVVLVEIRGQRLTRVYPDGRKEIVAKVPGGPNGAALGPDGKIYICNNGGFSWIPTRNMIMPGPQPEDYLGGSIQRVDLQTGKVETIVTRCGEHDLRGPNDLVFDKQGGLWFSDLGKRRAREMDVGGIYYLKPGMTEIVEVVHGILPANGIGLSPDENIVYIAETPTGRLWAYELSAPGTLKPRDVIYRGERGKPICGLGGYQMFDSLAVEANGNVCVATLVSGCISVIAPDGTLVEQVPTGDRVTTNIAFGGPELKTAYITLSGKGELVAMDWPRSGLPLNFLNK; from the coding sequence ATGTCCACTGCCACGCCCAACGTCCGCGTTCTCGCGACCGACCTCGAATTTCCCGAAGGGCCGGTCGTGATGCCCGATGGCTCGGTGGTGTTGGTGGAAATCCGGGGACAGCGCCTGACCCGCGTTTATCCCGACGGTCGCAAGGAGATCGTCGCGAAGGTGCCGGGCGGACCCAACGGCGCCGCGCTCGGACCTGACGGCAAGATCTACATCTGCAACAACGGCGGTTTCTCCTGGATCCCGACCCGCAACATGATCATGCCGGGCCCGCAGCCGGAGGATTATCTCGGCGGCTCGATCCAGCGCGTCGATCTGCAAACGGGCAAGGTCGAGACCATCGTCACCAGATGCGGCGAGCACGACCTGCGCGGGCCGAATGATCTCGTGTTCGACAAGCAAGGCGGCCTGTGGTTCTCCGATCTCGGCAAGCGCCGGGCGCGCGAGATGGATGTCGGCGGCATATACTATCTCAAGCCCGGCATGACCGAGATCGTCGAGGTCGTGCACGGCATATTGCCGGCCAACGGCATTGGCCTCTCGCCGGACGAGAACATCGTCTACATCGCGGAGACGCCGACCGGCCGGCTCTGGGCCTATGAGCTCTCCGCGCCCGGCACGCTGAAGCCGCGCGACGTGATCTATCGCGGCGAACGCGGCAAGCCGATCTGCGGCCTCGGCGGTTACCAGATGTTCGACTCGCTCGCGGTCGAGGCGAACGGCAATGTCTGCGTCGCCACGCTGGTCTCAGGCTGCATCTCGGTGATCGCACCCGACGGCACCCTGGTCGAGCAGGTCCCGACCGGCGATCGCGTCACCACCAACATCGCCTTCGGCGGCCCCGAGCTGAAGACTGCTTATATCACGCTCTCGGGCAAGGGCGAGCTCGTCGCCATGGATTGGCCGCGCAGTGGTTTACCTCTCAATTTCCTAAACAAGTAA
- a CDS encoding rhodanese-like domain-containing protein, giving the protein MPQNITRGIKALIDEANAEIETLSAKEAIEISKNGDVVIVDIRDPREIERDGRIPGAFSCTRGMLEFWIDPQSPYAKPIFQEDKKFVFHCAGGLRSALAAKTAQDMGLKPVAHIAGGYAAWRDAGGPTEKWEPKKKG; this is encoded by the coding sequence ATGCCCCAAAACATCACCCGCGGCATCAAGGCGCTGATCGACGAGGCCAATGCCGAGATCGAGACGCTCTCCGCCAAGGAGGCCATCGAGATCTCCAAGAACGGCGACGTCGTCATCGTCGATATCAGAGACCCCCGCGAGATCGAGCGCGACGGCCGCATTCCCGGCGCGTTCTCCTGCACCCGCGGCATGCTCGAATTCTGGATCGATCCGCAGAGCCCGTATGCAAAGCCGATCTTCCAGGAAGACAAGAAGTTCGTGTTCCACTGCGCCGGCGGCCTGCGCTCCGCGCTTGCGGCCAAGACTGCGCAGGACATGGGCCTCAAGCCCGTCGCCCACATCGCCGGCGGCTACGCCGCCTGGCGCGATGCCGGCGGCCCGACGGAGAAGTGGGAGCCGAAGAAGAAGGGGTGA
- a CDS encoding GlsB/YeaQ/YmgE family stress response membrane protein: MGIIAALIIGAIAGWLAGKIVHGAGFGLIGNIVVGIIGALVASWVLPQLHIELATGTFGAIVDATIGAVIVLVILSLIRRV, from the coding sequence ATGGGAATTATCGCAGCACTGATCATCGGCGCGATCGCCGGCTGGCTTGCCGGCAAGATTGTCCACGGGGCGGGATTTGGGCTGATCGGCAACATCGTGGTCGGCATCATCGGCGCGCTGGTGGCGAGCTGGGTGCTGCCGCAGCTGCACATCGAGCTCGCCACCGGCACGTTCGGCGCCATCGTCGATGCCACGATCGGCGCGGTGATTGTGCTGGTGATCCTTTCGCTGATAAGACGGGTCTGA
- a CDS encoding AAA family ATPase — MKFTGTKDYVATDDLKVAVNASIVLERPLLVKGEPGTGKTVLAEEVAKALNAPLLTWHIKSTTKAQQGLYEYDAVSRLRDSQLGDSRVSDIKNYIKRGKLWEAFTAEQRPVLLIDEIDKADIEFPNDLLLELDRMEFHVYETGETIKAKQRPIMMITSNNEKELPDAFLRRCFFHYIKFPDADTMGRIVDVHFPGIKKRLVEEALRIFFEVREVPGLKKKPSTSELLDWLKLLLNEDMSVEQLRERDPRKLIPPLHGALLKNEQDVHLFERLAFLSRREV; from the coding sequence ATGAAATTTACGGGCACCAAGGATTATGTTGCGACCGACGATCTCAAGGTCGCCGTCAACGCCTCGATCGTGCTGGAGCGCCCGCTCCTGGTGAAGGGCGAGCCCGGCACCGGCAAGACGGTGCTGGCGGAGGAAGTGGCGAAAGCGCTGAACGCGCCGCTGCTGACCTGGCACATCAAGTCCACCACCAAGGCGCAGCAGGGCCTCTACGAATACGATGCCGTGTCGCGCCTGCGCGACAGCCAGCTCGGCGACAGCAGGGTGTCCGACATCAAGAACTACATCAAGCGCGGCAAGCTGTGGGAAGCCTTCACCGCCGAGCAGCGCCCGGTGCTCTTGATCGACGAGATCGACAAGGCCGACATCGAATTCCCGAACGATCTTCTGCTCGAACTCGACCGCATGGAATTCCATGTCTACGAGACCGGGGAGACCATCAAGGCCAAGCAGCGCCCGATCATGATGATCACCTCCAACAACGAGAAGGAGCTGCCGGACGCCTTCCTGCGCCGCTGCTTCTTCCACTACATCAAGTTCCCCGACGCCGACACAATGGGCCGCATCGTCGACGTCCACTTCCCCGGCATCAAGAAGCGTCTGGTGGAAGAAGCGCTGCGCATCTTCTTCGAGGTCCGCGAGGTGCCCGGCTTGAAGAAGAAGCCGTCGACGTCGGAGCTGCTCGACTGGCTCAAGCTGCTGCTCAACGAAGACATGAGCGTCGAGCAACTGCGCGAACGCGACCCACGCAAACTGATCCCGCCGCTGCACGGCGCGCTGCTCAAGAACGAGCAGGACGTGCATCTGTTCGAGCGGCTGGCGTTCTTGAGCCGACGGGAAGTTTGA
- a CDS encoding GMC family oxidoreductase — protein sequence MDRFDYVIIGAGSAGCILASRLSEDPDVSVCVLEAGPSDWHPYIHLPAGFIKTFHMKSINWAYQQEPGPYTGGRSIYAPRGKTLGGSSSINGHIYNRGQRMDFDTWAQMGNRGWSYADVLPYFRRLEKRVGEGEALYRGREGSLTVTTMDWRDPLCEAFMEGAVSLGIPRNPDYNGKTQEGVSYCQRTINNGLRVSGATAFLKPAMKRPNVHVHTHAHATEIIFEGKRAVGVRYMKGGRGGTPVEVRANKEVILSGGTYNSPQLLQLSGIGSPDLLQQHGIAVRHALPVGEGLQDHYAPRTVARVKDIKTINELRRGWRLWVEAMKWATQRKGLLSLSPTMVYCFWHSGESAESSDLQLTFTPASYKEGVQGQLEDEPGMTVASWQQRPESRGYVHIRSSDPFAPPIIQTNYLDAELDRRVIVGGMKLARRLLKSAPLSPYYAYEDFPGPNVNSDDEFLHAATERGTTTFHPGCTCRMGPADSTWAVVDDQLRVHGLEGLRVIDASVMPRMISANLNASTMMIADRASDLIRGKAPMEAARIPDAAVA from the coding sequence ATGGATAGATTCGACTATGTGATCATCGGCGCGGGCTCTGCCGGTTGCATTCTCGCCTCCAGGCTCAGCGAAGATCCTGATGTCAGCGTCTGCGTGCTGGAGGCGGGGCCTTCCGACTGGCACCCCTACATCCATCTGCCGGCAGGTTTCATCAAGACCTTCCACATGAAGAGCATCAACTGGGCTTACCAGCAGGAGCCGGGCCCCTACACCGGCGGGCGCAGCATCTACGCGCCGCGCGGCAAGACGCTCGGCGGCTCGTCCTCGATCAACGGTCACATCTACAATCGCGGCCAGCGCATGGATTTCGACACCTGGGCGCAGATGGGCAATCGCGGCTGGAGCTATGCCGACGTGCTGCCCTACTTCCGGCGGCTGGAGAAGCGGGTCGGCGAGGGTGAGGCGCTCTATCGCGGCCGCGAGGGCAGCCTCACCGTCACCACCATGGACTGGCGCGATCCGCTCTGCGAGGCCTTCATGGAAGGCGCGGTCTCGCTCGGCATCCCGCGCAACCCCGACTACAACGGCAAGACGCAAGAGGGGGTGTCTTACTGCCAGCGCACCATCAACAACGGCCTCCGCGTCTCCGGAGCAACCGCGTTCCTCAAGCCCGCGATGAAGCGGCCGAACGTGCATGTGCACACCCATGCGCACGCGACCGAGATCATCTTCGAGGGCAAGCGCGCCGTCGGCGTGCGCTACATGAAGGGCGGCCGCGGCGGAACGCCTGTCGAAGTACGTGCCAACAAGGAAGTGATCCTCTCCGGCGGCACCTATAATTCGCCCCAGCTCTTGCAACTCTCCGGCATCGGCTCGCCCGATCTGTTGCAGCAGCACGGGATCGCGGTGCGCCACGCGCTGCCGGTCGGCGAAGGGCTGCAGGACCACTATGCGCCGCGCACCGTGGCGCGCGTCAAGGACATCAAGACCATCAACGAGCTTCGCCGCGGCTGGCGTCTCTGGGTCGAGGCGATGAAATGGGCTACCCAGCGCAAGGGCCTGCTCTCGCTGTCACCGACCATGGTCTATTGCTTCTGGCATTCCGGCGAGAGCGCCGAGAGCTCCGACCTGCAACTCACCTTCACGCCGGCTTCTTACAAGGAAGGCGTGCAGGGCCAGCTCGAGGACGAACCCGGCATGACGGTCGCCTCCTGGCAGCAGCGCCCGGAGAGCCGCGGCTATGTCCATATCCGCTCGTCAGATCCCTTTGCGCCGCCGATCATCCAGACCAATTATCTTGATGCCGAGCTCGATCGCCGCGTCATCGTCGGCGGCATGAAGCTCGCGCGGCGCCTTTTGAAGTCCGCGCCGCTGTCGCCCTATTACGCCTATGAGGATTTCCCCGGCCCCAACGTCAACAGCGACGACGAATTCTTGCACGCCGCCACCGAGCGCGGCACCACCACCTTCCACCCCGGCTGTACCTGCCGCATGGGCCCGGCGGATTCGACCTGGGCCGTCGTCGACGACCAGCTCCGCGTCCACGGCCTCGAAGGGTTGCGGGTGATCGACGCCTCGGTCATGCCCCGCATGATCTCGGCCAACCTCAACGCCTCGACCATGATGATCGCCGACCGCGCCTCGGACCTGATCCGTGGCAAGGCACCCATGGAAGCCGCAAGAATTCCGGACGCCGCGGTGGCGTAG
- a CDS encoding GNAT family N-acetyltransferase, with protein sequence MPWPDPITLRGQHARLEPLSKEHLPGLTEAVKDGELSKLWYTAIPLPENMGKEIDRRLGLQAAGSMLPFTVFDAGGNIVGMTTYMNIDANNRRVEIGSTWYGKSAQRGPLNTQCKLLLLRHAFETLNCIAVEFRTHFFNHQSRRAIERLGAKQDGILRSHQVAPNGTLRDTVVYSITAAEWPTVKAHLEYQLNDKPR encoded by the coding sequence ATGCCCTGGCCTGATCCCATCACCCTGCGCGGACAGCACGCTCGTCTCGAGCCGCTGTCGAAAGAGCATCTTCCGGGCCTGACGGAGGCGGTGAAGGACGGCGAGCTGTCAAAGCTCTGGTACACGGCAATCCCGCTGCCGGAGAACATGGGCAAGGAGATCGACCGCCGCCTGGGCCTGCAGGCCGCAGGCTCCATGCTGCCGTTCACGGTCTTCGACGCTGGCGGCAACATCGTCGGCATGACGACTTATATGAACATCGACGCCAACAACCGCCGCGTCGAGATCGGCTCGACCTGGTACGGCAAGAGCGCGCAGCGCGGCCCGCTCAACACCCAGTGCAAGCTGCTTTTGCTTCGGCACGCCTTCGAGACGCTGAATTGCATCGCGGTGGAATTCCGCACGCATTTTTTCAACCATCAGAGCCGCCGCGCCATCGAGCGCCTGGGCGCCAAGCAGGACGGCATCCTGCGCAGTCACCAGGTCGCGCCGAACGGCACCCTGCGCGACACCGTCGTATACAGCATCACCGCGGCTGAATGGCCGACAGTGAAGGCGCATCTGGAATATCAACTCAACGACAAGCCGCGCTAG
- a CDS encoding vWA domain-containing protein encodes MFLQFFTSLRDAQVPVTLREYLTLMEALDADLGDYSVENFYYLSRASLVKDERNLDKFDRVFGTVFKGLESLLDAMEKAEIPEEWLKKLAEKYLSEEEKKQIEAMGWDKLMETLKKRLEEQKGRHQGGSKWIGTAGTSPFGAHGYNPEGVRIGQEKNRNNRAVKVWDKREFKDLDGNVELGIRNIKVALRRLRKFARTGAPDELDLDTTIRETANHGYLDVHMRPERRNAVKLLVFFDIGGSMDSHIEQVEELFSAAKSEFKHMEYFYFHNCLYEGVWKQNKRRFTDRTPTWDVLHKYPHDYKVVFVGDASMSPYEIMVPGGSVEHVNEEPGSVWLDRIIRTYPHTVWLNPVAQKHWDYSESTTIIKRIFANRMYPITIEGLENAMKELTH; translated from the coding sequence ATGTTCCTGCAATTCTTCACTTCTCTGCGCGATGCGCAGGTCCCCGTGACGCTGCGCGAATACCTCACGCTGATGGAGGCGCTCGACGCTGACCTCGGCGACTATTCGGTCGAGAATTTCTACTATCTTTCGCGCGCCTCGCTGGTGAAGGACGAGCGCAATCTCGACAAGTTCGACCGCGTCTTCGGTACGGTGTTCAAGGGTCTGGAAAGCCTGCTCGATGCCATGGAGAAGGCGGAGATCCCCGAGGAGTGGCTGAAGAAGCTCGCCGAGAAATATCTCAGCGAGGAGGAGAAGAAGCAGATCGAGGCGATGGGCTGGGACAAGCTCATGGAGACGTTGAAGAAGCGCCTCGAGGAACAGAAGGGCCGACATCAGGGCGGCTCGAAATGGATCGGCACCGCCGGGACCTCGCCGTTCGGCGCGCATGGCTACAATCCCGAAGGCGTGCGCATCGGTCAGGAGAAGAACCGCAACAACCGCGCCGTGAAGGTGTGGGACAAACGCGAGTTCAAGGATCTCGACGGCAATGTCGAGCTCGGCATTCGCAACATCAAGGTGGCGCTGCGCCGCCTGCGCAAGTTCGCGCGCACCGGTGCGCCCGACGAGCTCGATCTCGACACCACCATTCGCGAGACCGCCAATCACGGCTATCTCGACGTCCACATGCGCCCCGAGCGGCGCAATGCGGTGAAGCTCTTGGTGTTCTTCGACATCGGCGGCTCCATGGATTCGCATATCGAGCAGGTCGAGGAGCTGTTCTCGGCGGCGAAGAGCGAGTTCAAGCACATGGAGTATTTCTACTTCCACAACTGCCTCTACGAGGGCGTGTGGAAGCAGAACAAGCGCCGCTTCACCGACCGCACGCCGACCTGGGACGTGCTGCACAAATACCCGCACGACTACAAGGTCGTGTTCGTCGGTGACGCCTCGATGTCGCCCTACGAGATCATGGTGCCCGGCGGCTCGGTCGAGCACGTCAACGAGGAGCCGGGCTCGGTCTGGCTCGATCGCATCATCCGCACCTATCCGCACACGGTGTGGCTCAATCCGGTTGCCCAGAAGCACTGGGACTATTCGGAATCCACCACGATCATCAAACGTATTTTCGCCAATCGCATGTACCCGATCACGATCGAGGGTCTGGAGAATGCGATGAAGGAATTGACGCACTAG